The Henckelia pumila isolate YLH828 unplaced genomic scaffold, ASM3356847v2 CTG_461:::fragment_3, whole genome shotgun sequence genome window below encodes:
- the LOC140871916 gene encoding protein FAR1-RELATED SEQUENCE 5-like, translating to MVDNNEEFEFANLTPENVEVSSTNSIADELESKLLVGEVVRSVEDAYLLYCNYAHAKGFSVKKSDQHYFPGTTELQAKDFECSCEGSKDEKLSNEKVPVYLKPTSRSKCKAKLRITRQKGGEWKVGRFVVDHNHDMVAVDQRHLLRSSRNISHAQKSTLEAMVNAGISVANVVSYMENEAQGSQNLNFLRKDVYNHLSRMKNHTKVENGDASALLHHFINKANKESNFFWNVQLDDDDRVMNFFLRDSRCQVDFEYFGDVLSVDITYRTNRYNLICAPFVGINHHKQSVMFGLAFMSDETESSFEWLFKIFLDSMEGKQPEIIFTDQCQAMMNAIETVFPYSHHRLCQWHINQNAPSHFGSLNGDSRFKRLWNKCMSHCESEEEFESTWRIMNEEYNLSGHKWLNNMYTLRYKWATVFSSHRFSAGLLATSRSEGQMQC from the coding sequence ATGGTAGACAACAACGAAGAGTTTGAATTTGCAAATCTGACTCCTGAAAATGTCGAGGTATCATCTACCAACTCTATTGCAGATGAATTGGAGAGTAAACTACTTGTTGGAGAAGTAGTGAGAAGTGTTGAAGATGCTTATTTACTTTATTGCAATTATGCACATGCTAAAGGGTTTAGTGTTAAAAAAAGTGATCAACATTATTTTCCTGGTACAACTGAATTGCAAGCTAAAGATTTTGAGTGTTCATGTGAAGGCAGTAAAGATGAAAAACTCTCTAATGAAAAAGTTCCTGTTTACTTGAAGCCAACTAGTAGAAGTAAATGTAAAGCTAAACTCAGAATAACcaggcaaaaagggggagagtGGAAGGTTGGTAGGTTTGTTGTTGATCATAATCATGACATGGTTGCTGTTGATCAAAGGCATCTGCTGAGATCATCACGTAATATTTCTCATGCTCAAAAATCCACTTTAGAAGCAATGGTAAATGCGGGGATATCTGTGGCTAATGTTGTCTCATATATGGAAAATGAAGCCCAAGGGTCACAGAAtttgaattttctccgaaaggatGTATATAATCACCTTAGTCGTATGAAAAATCATACAAAAGTTGAGAATGGGGATGCTTCTGCGCTACTtcatcatttcataaataaggCAAATAAAGAgtcaaattttttttggaaCGTGCAGTTAGATGATGATGATAGGGTCATGAACTTCTTCCTTAGGGATTCGAGATGTCAAGTTGATTTTGAGTATTTCGGTGATGTTTTATCAGTTGACATCACATATCGAACCAATCGTTACAACTTGATCTGTGCTCCTTTTGTTGGGATTAATCATCATAAGCAAAGTGTGATGTTTGGTTTGGCATTCATGTCAGATGAAACTGAGAGTTCATTTGAATGGTTGTTCAAAATTTTTCTTGATTCTATGGAAGGGAAGCAGCCTGAAATAATTTTCACAGACCAATGTCAAGCTATGATGAATGCAATTGAAACAGTATTTCCATATTCTCACCATCGGTTATGTCAATGGCACATCAATCAAAATGCTCCGTCACACTTTGGGAGTTTGAATGGTGATTCGAGATTTAAAAGATTGTGGAATAAATGTATGAGTCATTGCGAATCGGAGGAAGAATTTGAATCTACCTGGAGGATTATGAATGAAGAATACAATCTTAGTGGCCATAAGTGGTTGAATAATATGTATACTTTAAGATACAAATGGGCTACTGTATTTAGCAGTCATAGGTTCAGTGCTGGTCTTTTGGCAACTTCTAGAAGTGAGGGACAAATGCAGTGCTGA